The genomic stretch AACGTGTTACAAAAGTATAACCAACCATCAACCAAAAGCCACAAATTGACAATCATTCAATCTAGCTAACATAATCCAACCTGTAACAAACTGATAAATGATAGAATGAAACCTGCAACTTTCAAAAAGAGGCTCTTCGGGAGAGTAAACGGGAAATGACAAACGCCACTAGAGGTTTAGAAAGGGAAGTTGCATCATTACAATTAGTTGCTGAGATTAAGAGAACTGCTAAGACAGGAAATGAGGCAGCAACTAAAACTCTAGCTCGGCAGTTGATAAGACTTAGGCAACAGATCGGTAATCTTCAGGGTAGTCAAGCTCAAATGAGAGGCATAGCAACTCACACGCAGGCAATGCATGCCCATTCTTCTGTTGTGGTTGGCATTCAAGGTACTACCAAGGCAATGGCAGCTATGAATAAGCGAATGGAACCAGCAAAGCAAGCCAAAGTTATGCAGGAATTCCAGAAACAATCGGCACATGATTGTGAACCTGCAGAATAATAATTGACGGCATTAAAGAACTATGACAGATGCAAAAACAGCAAAAGCAACTTTGTTACCGCAAGGAACATCTTCAACAGTCCAGCCTGCATTACCGCCCTCGTTTGCCACAGATGGAATTACTTGGCATGCCATCCTCGGCTCTGGCTTCGGGTAGATCAATCGGTTAAAGACTTATCTGAACCTGGTGTTTCCCCAAACATTGAAACTGCGGTTTCTGCTTCAAGGCCGGGTGATACCATTTTAATAGCAGCTGTTGGAACTCATCGCGTGGCGAACATTCAAATAAATAAACCACTCTGCTTGATTGGTGCAGTTGAAATTCCAGATGACACGATGCTCACTTGTTCGCGAGGCTCAGACAGTGCACTCGAGTTCCTTTCCACCTGCAAATTATCAAACTTAACCGTGAAGGCCGAGCTCGGTTGCTGCTTGCTTCATCGAAGCGGAAGGCTGATCATAGACGGATGCTTACTCCAATGCGAGTCCAACCCTCTCGATTTTCTCTCATGTCCCATCGTAAGTACCGCCTGTAGCAGCGAGGTGTTTCCGTCACAAACCAAGTGCACCAACGGACTAGCTAATTGAGCCATATTCCATTTAGAACTTGTACCTGTCACCAAAATTCTATCAGCAGCTACAATGAAACCAGAAAATTCATTTTTGCAAGAGAAATTCACTACAGTAAAAAACATAGCCATTAGTCAAAGCTGTAGAAAT from Lathyrus oleraceus cultivar Zhongwan6 chromosome 7, CAAS_Psat_ZW6_1.0, whole genome shotgun sequence encodes the following:
- the LOC127103749 gene encoding F-box protein SKIP5-like, with translation MTNATRGLEREVASLQLVAEIKRTAKTGNEAATKTLARQLIRLRQQIGNLQGSQAQMRGIATHTQAMHAHSSVVVGIQGTTKAMAAMNKRMEPAKCKNSKSNFVTARNIFNSPACITALVCHRWNYLACHPRLWLRVDQSVKDLSEPGVSPNIETAVSASRPGDTILIAAVGTHRVANIQINKPLCLIGAVEIPDDTMLTCSRGSDSALEFLSTCKLSNLTVKAELGCCLLHRSGRLIIDGCLLQCESNPLDFLSCPIVSTACSSEVFPSQTKCTNGLAN